One window from the genome of Pseudoliparis swirei isolate HS2019 ecotype Mariana Trench chromosome 24, NWPU_hadal_v1, whole genome shotgun sequence encodes:
- the ppp2r2ca gene encoding protein phosphatase 2, regulatory subunit B, gamma a translates to MGEDAESTKINHTFLRDYVTEADIISTVEFNQTGDLLATGDKGGRVVIFQRETESKGESEEVEETGDSGEYNVYSTFQSHEPDFDYLKSLEIEEKINKIRWLPQQNAAHFLLSTNDKTIKLWKVSERDKRPEGYNLKDEEGRLKDTSTITSLQVPVLKSTDLMVEVRPRRVFSNGHTYHVNSISVNSDGETYMSADDLRINIWHLGITDRSFNIVDIKPANMEDLTEVITAAEFHPHHCHLFVYSSSKGSLRLCDMRASALCDRHTKLFEEPEDPGSRSFFSEIISSVSDVKFSHSGRYLLTRDYLTAKVWDLNMDKGPVETYQVHEYLRSKLCSLYENDCIFDKFECVWNSSDSVIMTGAYNSFFRMFDRETGRGVTLEAWRESSKPRAVLRTRRVYNGGKRRRGDVGVDSLDFTKKILHMAWHPSENIIAIAATNNLYIFQDRVNPETQLQ, encoded by the exons ATGGGCGAGGACGCTGAGAGCACCAAAATCAACCACACCTTCCTGCGAGACTACGTCACCGAAG CTGATATCATCTCTACGGTGGAGTTCAACCAGACAGGGGACCTGCTGGCCACGGGGGATAAAGGTGGCCGAGTGGTCATCTTCCAGAGAGAGACTGAG TCCAAAGGGGAatcagaggaggtggaggagacgggggactCTGGGGAGTACAATGTCTACAGCACATTCCAGAGTCACGAGCCGGACTTTGACTACCTGAAGAGTCTGGAGATTGAAGAGAAGATCAACAAGATCAGATGGCTGCCCCAGCAGAACGCGGCacatttcctcctctccaccaacG ATAAGACCATTAAATTGTGGAaggtgagtgagagagacaagagaccgGAGGGATACAATTTGAAAGATGAGGAGGGGCGGCTCAAGGACACCTCTACCATCACCTctctgcag GTGCCAGTGCTGAAATCCACAGATCTGATGGTAGAGGTCCGTCCCAGGCGAGTATTCTCCAACGGGCACACCTACCACGTGAACTCCATCTCAGTGAACAGCGACGGGGAGACCTACATGTCGGCTGACGACCTCCGAATCAACATTTGGCACCTGGGCATCACGGACCGCAGCTTCA ACATCGTGGACATTAAACCAGCCAACATGGAGGATCTGACGGAGGTGATAACCGCGGCGGAGTTCCACCCTCACCACTGCCACCTGTTTGTGTACAGCAGCAGCAAGGGCTCCCTGCGCCTCTGTGACATGAGAGCTTCGGCACTCTGTGACCGGCACACCAAAC TGTTTGAGGAACCCGAGGATCCGGGGAGCCGCTCCTTCTTCTCGGAGATCATCTCCTCCGTGTCGGACGTCAAGTTCAGCCACAGTGGGCGTTACCTGCTGACCAGAGACTACCTCACCGCCAAGGTGTGGGACTTGAACATGGACAAGGGCCCGGTGGAGACGTACCAG GTCCATGAATACCTGAGGAGTAAGCTGTGTTCGCTCTATGAAAACGACTGCATCTTTGACAAGTTTGAGTGTGTTTGGAACAGCTCCGACAg CGTGATCATGACGGGGGCGTACAACAGCTTCTTCCGGATGTTCGACAGGGAGACGGGCCGAGGCGTGACCCTGGAGGCCTGGCGAGAGAGCAGCAAGCCCCGGGCCGTGCTGCGGACCCGCCGCGTGTACAACGGTGGCAAGCGGCGCCGCGGGGATGTGGGCGTCGACAGCCTGGACTTCACCAAGAAGATCCTGCACATGGCTTGGCACCCGTCTGAGAACATCATTGCCATAGCGGCCACCAACAACCTGTACATCTTCCAGGATCGCGTCAACCCGGAAACCCAGTTACAGTGA